TCGACGGAACCGTCCGTACTTTCCTTCTGTTTCGAGAAATAAGTCCTCTGCGTCTGCAAGTTGATGGAGGTGCGCATCTTGAAGTTCGCCCCCGTCGCGTTGCGTTCGGAATAGAAAATGTGGAAAGGATAAGTTTCACCCTCGACCAACTTCAGGCTCGGATCGTTCTTGCCGATGGTATCCAGGTTCACGGCGCCTTCTTCGGGATTATGGCAGCCGCCGATATCCACCACCAGGCGGTTGTTGATATACACCCATACGTCGTCATCGCCGCGGAACTCGAAATACTGCCCCTTCACGTACTTGAACTCCGCCGTCACCTTCATGGCGTAGCTGTAGTTGTGCTTGCAACCCTGATGTTCCTTGTACTTGTCGTTCTTCGGGTTCGGAATCTTGCTCGAAGAATCCGCCGTATAGAGATACTCGAAATCGTCAATCGGATAGAAACCCGGATGCAGGGAATCGCCGCAGGTACCATCCAGCGGCTGCGAAATGTCGGCCAGCCAGAAACCTTCCTCGTCCATGGTCAGGTCGATATCGCGACAGACGGAATTCTTGTACTCGTTGCCGTCCACCACGATCGTTTCGGGAATAAACCACGTCTCGATTTCATGGGCCGCCGAACACGTGCCCCACGGATACACGGACGCATCCACGCGGGCGGGCGCCCCGTTCACCAGGGTATCCTGCACCATCCCCTTCACAAGGCCTCCGCACTTCGCGTTCGAAGCCGACACGCCCAGCGAATCCAGGTACGTCACCATGGTGTAGTCATTGCCATTGTAGATTCCACCGAAATCCACATCGATACTGTCGTCAAAGGATTCACCCGCCCAGTCGACGACCATCGCCGAAATCTTCATCGTGGGACAAATCCCGAGCACCTTGGGGTAAGCCGACGAAACACGGAAAGGAACCGTCGTCATCCACACCGTATCCGTCTCCGCAAAAATGGAATCCAGGTTGATCAGCTCGCCCGGGATAGTATCTAGACCGCTCCTCGAATAATATTCGAAGCCGAATGCCTGCCTAAAGTACACCTCCCAGGAATCGACATGCTTGTAAGAAATCCCCTGGTACCATCCGCAGGTATCGCTGCTGAAAGGCCCCATCTTAATCGTATCGTCGGGAACGATCATCATCGGAGTCATGTTGTCCCAGGGGCTCATCAGGCGAACCACCTTCGGTTCGAGCGGAGTAAACGAAAGGTCGAACTTGCCGCTGCTATTGGTAAACAGCCATGCCTCGTAGACACCCGTCGGGAAAAACACCGAAGCGAGCGGGCGCGACCCTTCCGCAAAATACGTCACCTGCGGCCATTCGTTCTGGCAACGGTACAAGTTGAACTGCGCCATCGTGGAATTCCAGTTCGAGGAATTCACCGTCTCGGGCGCAAAGTCGTAACGATACCAGTAAGGGTATTCGTCCTTCACCATCGGTGCGGGGTTGTTGACGATATTGTTCCCGACCGTGAAATAGACCGCGGTATCCCTGAACGAAGTGTTGGTACGCCACGGATGGTACACATGCAAGGTTCGCGTCGAATCGAAACATTCGCCAAGCGTACCGATCTTGGAATCTACCGTCGCCCCCGCCGTGCCGTCCACGAAAACCGTATCCAGCACCGAGAAATAGTCGCCCAGTTCCACAACACCCTTGGCGGGGTACGACAAATAGGGCGTATTCAGGCGGATAAAGTGGGCGGACTGTACCGGGTTCCGCGCAAGCATCGTAGGTGACACCGCACCGTAAAACCAGCCACACTTGCTAGGGTCATCCTGCGCAAAACGCATCATCACGGAATCGTTTCCAAAAATCATCTGCGGCAGAGCCTTGTTTCCCCAGGGGCTCTTGAACCACACCATCTTGGAACCCGGCGCCACGAAGGACTTCGTGTAGCTCATGTCCGACGGGTCCGTATAAAGCCAGACTTCAAGGTCGGTACCAAAAAGGGCGCTCATCTTGAACTCGCCGCCCTCTTTCCAGGCTTCGCCATTATTGTTGTTGTAATTACCATCGGCTGTATTCGGATAGATGCTCACCGTAAAGGACATCCAATCCTGAAAATCCGTCACGTCCTTGTTCCAGGTATAGCCGAACCAGCCATTACCCTCGTCGGTCGTAATCGTCGAGGAACCCGCACCAAAAGAAGGATTGTAGCCACCGCCAGCCCCACCAAGAATATGCAGAAAATAGCCGTCTTTTGAGGCATCGTTTCGCCATGGGGACTGGATATGCACCGTAAGCGCTGCCTGGGCGAACGCTACAAAAACAAAACAGAACAAAACCAACAAGGCCTTGTGCTTCATAAAACACGGCTCCTTTTCTCACAAACAACTTCACCCTAAAGATATATTTATTATCCCAAATAAAAAGAAATATCAGCTTTTTAACGGAAAAACGTTGAGAATAGCACAATAAAAAGGGGGAAGTATCCCCCTAATTGCAGCCTCGGCCAAGGTCCCCTGAGCTGGTACACCAAGCTTGCCGAAGTGCTGCCGAAGGGCCGAGTCTTCCATTACCCTCACGCCTAAGGGCTCCGCCCTTAAGAACCCGGATTTTAATCCTTGACAAAGCGAGAGTCGCGACAACAAGTTTACTTGTTGGCAGGACCGAGCGAACAAGGATAGCCTTTGGCTAATCCTTAACGCAACGAACATAGACGGCAAAGGACTTAGAGAGGTCGGACAGTTTCGCATTCACGTAGTCGCGGTTCAAGCTAATACCGTACGCGCTGTTGTCCCCATACTCAGTAGAACCCCAGAAATACGTGTTGCTGCCTACGCCATCGAAAGTGTCAAGGTACCTGAGGCCAGCAGGGAGCGCAGCAAACCCAAAATCATCTGTACCGTTGCCGTTAGCGAACCAGCCCTCATCTGTACTAGTGAACCAGCCCATCTGCGACTTGAGAATCTCGCCCGCATTCGACTGGCCGCCCACCGCCGTAAGCAGGGCTTCCCACTCGGACTTGCTCGGCAGATGCCAGCCCTCGGGGCAGATTCCCTGCACCTTCGCAGGCAAGGTACAGGTCTTGTGATAGCCGCAGTCCTGCGGATTGCCTGCATCGGTCGCAAGCTTTACCGAGTCTATTGCCGCCGCCCAAGTGTACATGCGTCCACCCACGTCGCAGTTCTTTGCAACATTGTTGTAGCACCAGCTCCTACCCTTCAGGCTAGAGGTCTTGGAACTATCAGCATAATTCAGGTTTTCGGCAAACCAAGTCCTGGAATATCCGCTACCTTTCGGAGCAATCGTCACAATATTGTAGACCATCTTGTCGCGCGGGTCTATCATGGTATCGTATTCTATTTGAGGATTATAATATATTTCTTTCGGATAGTCCCAACTCCAAATCGATGCACTAATCCAGCTGTTTGCAAAGCAGTAATACCTGTTCTTGCCGTCCCTTGTTGTAATGACCTTGCCTTCAATTGCGGAGGCACAGTCTTCTACTCCATTTTCCCTCATCCAATAATTGCGTATGAATTTCTCGAAATTCGGGGCTTCGCCTAGCCCCCAGTTTGTCACATTGTCGCCGATTTTTACGAGAAAGCCACCGAGATCCGCAACCATCGCCCAGTCGGCAATTTTCGCCTTGGTCGCGGCGGCATTTTCTCCGTCCCATTTGCCGTCCTTTTCCATGTCATTCGAAATTTCCGTCAAGAGTACAGAAAGCGCAGTCTCGTCGTCTTCCCCCTGCAAAAGAATCGAAATAGCAAGCAACGCGGCGTCTGCATCGGTCTTGCCAAACACATCCAGGTCTTCGGATTCACCCTTGAAGCCCGTGGTGTCGATATGGAACTGCTTGAAGATTTCCGCCTGCGCCTGTTTCTTTGCCGCACGGACAGTCATCCCCTTCTTTGTCACCAGGTAGAACACGCGGTCCTTTTCCAGATGCGTAAGCAGGTTCACGTTTGCGGACTTGCGCATCAGCATGTTCGTATATGCCTGAAGCTTTATCGCAGTCGAAGTCGGCTTGCCGGTCACCTCGTTCCTATATTTTCCGTCCACCACAATCAAGGCGTATTGGCTGACCAAGTCACGGGACTGGAAACTGTAGCGGCCATCATCGCTTGTAATTTCGCTTGTAAAGTTGCCGTTCGTCTGCTTGAGCGTACGACCGTCGGAAAGTTCATACAGCAACACCGTCGAACCCTTGAGAAACGGTCCCTTCTGCGAAAAGCCTGTCAAAGTATCCAGCGAAATCGCAATCTTCTCGGAATCGAGTTCCAAGGTGTCGGCATCGTCTGCGCCGCCATTGCCGCCAAATTTCAAATCGAAGGACTTTTCCCCGCACTTGACGGTCACCGTGGAATCGGTCTGTTCGGCAACAGAGCAGCCAACACCAGTATCACCCTTGTCGCCTTGAATACCTTGCTCACCATTCGCACCAGTATCACCCTTGTCGCCTTTGGCACCATTCAGCACCACGCCGATGGAATCCCCGTTGCAGACGATCTTTAAGCCGCTCTTGTCCTTGAGTTCTTGCGTCTTACAGCTGAAATCAACGTTCAAGTCTTCCAAGTTCGTGACACTCCACTCGCCATCGACACACAGACGGGTCGATTTATCTTCCTTCACGTAGACAATATCGCCCTCATCATCACCAGTACACTTCGGCAAGTCGTCCTCAGAGGCGACAATATCCATGCCCGTCTGGTTGATTGTATTATTTTCAACGGTATCACCGCAGGCAGCGAAAAGAGCAGCCACAAAACATGCTATGATCACCCCCTTACAGGGTGAAATAAAAGAGAAAACATTTTGTTTTTTGGATATGAAGGCCCCTTTGAATGTTCTACAACTTTCAATCTATATTTTTTTCTACAGAATGCAAATACGGCTCACTCAAAAGGGCCAGCGACAAGCGATAAGCGAATTAACGAATTAAAAGCGGTTCCCGGAAAGGAGCCGCTTTGTAGTATAACATAAAATCTGATTTGTTATTCCTCGTCCTTTACGCAACGAACAGAAAAGGCTCTGCCCTTATCGCCGCCGCGGTCCAGGGCCGCACTCTCGGT
The uncultured Fibrobacter sp. genome window above contains:
- a CDS encoding fibrobacter succinogenes major paralogous domain-containing protein, whose translation is MAALFAACGDTVENNTINQTGMDIVASEDDLPKCTGDDEGDIVYVKEDKSTRLCVDGEWSVTNLEDLNVDFSCKTQELKDKSGLKIVCNGDSIGVVLNGAKGDKGDTGANGEQGIQGDKGDTGVGCSVAEQTDSTVTVKCGEKSFDLKFGGNGGADDADTLELDSEKIAISLDTLTGFSQKGPFLKGSTVLLYELSDGRTLKQTNGNFTSEITSDDGRYSFQSRDLVSQYALIVVDGKYRNEVTGKPTSTAIKLQAYTNMLMRKSANVNLLTHLEKDRVFYLVTKKGMTVRAAKKQAQAEIFKQFHIDTTGFKGESEDLDVFGKTDADAALLAISILLQGEDDETALSVLLTEISNDMEKDGKWDGENAAATKAKIADWAMVADLGGFLVKIGDNVTNWGLGEAPNFEKFIRNYWMRENGVEDCASAIEGKVITTRDGKNRYYCFANSWISASIWSWDYPKEIYYNPQIEYDTMIDPRDKMVYNIVTIAPKGSGYSRTWFAENLNYADSSKTSSLKGRSWCYNNVAKNCDVGGRMYTWAAAIDSVKLATDAGNPQDCGYHKTCTLPAKVQGICPEGWHLPSKSEWEALLTAVGGQSNAGEILKSQMGWFTSTDEGWFANGNGTDDFGFAALPAGLRYLDTFDGVGSNTYFWGSTEYGDNSAYGISLNRDYVNAKLSDLSKSFAVYVRCVKD
- a CDS encoding fibro-slime domain-containing protein gives rise to the protein MKHKALLVLFCFVFVAFAQAALTVHIQSPWRNDASKDGYFLHILGGAGGGYNPSFGAGSSTITTDEGNGWFGYTWNKDVTDFQDWMSFTVSIYPNTADGNYNNNNGEAWKEGGEFKMSALFGTDLEVWLYTDPSDMSYTKSFVAPGSKMVWFKSPWGNKALPQMIFGNDSVMMRFAQDDPSKCGWFYGAVSPTMLARNPVQSAHFIRLNTPYLSYPAKGVVELGDYFSVLDTVFVDGTAGATVDSKIGTLGECFDSTRTLHVYHPWRTNTSFRDTAVYFTVGNNIVNNPAPMVKDEYPYWYRYDFAPETVNSSNWNSTMAQFNLYRCQNEWPQVTYFAEGSRPLASVFFPTGVYEAWLFTNSSGKFDLSFTPLEPKVVRLMSPWDNMTPMMIVPDDTIKMGPFSSDTCGWYQGISYKHVDSWEVYFRQAFGFEYYSRSGLDTIPGELINLDSIFAETDTVWMTTVPFRVSSAYPKVLGICPTMKISAMVVDWAGESFDDSIDVDFGGIYNGNDYTMVTYLDSLGVSASNAKCGGLVKGMVQDTLVNGAPARVDASVYPWGTCSAAHEIETWFIPETIVVDGNEYKNSVCRDIDLTMDEEGFWLADISQPLDGTCGDSLHPGFYPIDDFEYLYTADSSSKIPNPKNDKYKEHQGCKHNYSYAMKVTAEFKYVKGQYFEFRGDDDVWVYINNRLVVDIGGCHNPEEGAVNLDTIGKNDPSLKLVEGETYPFHIFYSERNATGANFKMRTSINLQTQRTYFSKQKESTDGSVEYEFHQLLVDKSISCDVSSVQSARDQLAPSLFILKGGSFPADGVMLESGLNYGGIFISENMASFKVDTSAFVNSRLLAPGKYALYCYLASDRSQYQVVTFTVPEYPLPDIAFVDVFHVTDSAYFDPTGYTLRGDAMGLDGGKNDTLLAHVTYPDTVPLKIVVLFGTTPCGNMESGSMVNCVVPLNLDTEYPLSFLDENNQRITSLTTDSLGYASFYVVGDSAMVNAFFTIGSGSVANILTWKDIHFKEPPVPFAHKAKMFDVNGDGIPDSLSIPFSKRFKDVVPDTLSWSFGGTEFHKIAGMENVWPLVILDSVISLYDPEGLRKDVFTGLADQVYSGSLLYHYTYTDEDSGEEVRLTMNTSIEDKVGPVVLSATVEPTSDEVSLVTINLSEGVVNAAADGMTSFVFYRDTANFMDSLSIVSSDKNAQGNVFKIYFRRSASGALPEVGDFVRIEPGLLEDRSGNVAHWGNPKVRITGSQRVEIKSPGLVTLSEEIAPWQEEDDIVPIRVGSNKRVEDVVDSLGIPGLLLDYNIGELATTMIMNLPTGADRDSALALIQIGWESYYFTHLGNFVNNSDGSIQCNDKKVFYNESNPEKSNCYDNPGKIFFAWNARSNKGRLVGTGPYIAKMKVKIKSGLEKGGSADETMTIG